One part of the Rutidosis leptorrhynchoides isolate AG116_Rl617_1_P2 chromosome 1, CSIRO_AGI_Rlap_v1, whole genome shotgun sequence genome encodes these proteins:
- the LOC139885691 gene encoding putative pectinesterase/pectinesterase inhibitor 22, which yields METPNFVTFLLIFSPLITLVSTQTLSHNEKQTMENPLILQVCSNIQDRNACLSNLKSFLDNNSPVDQKPDSILKAALKATLNETNLAMQKFTKFTSLSSSSREQIAIEDCKELLDFSVSELTWSLAEMKEIRGGSQNPQYQGNLKSWLSAALSNQDTCLEGFEGTSRHLETFIKGSLTQVTQLISNVLALYTQLHTLPFKPSTNYGDKTNTFFPKWMSKGDKQLLLASPNGMHVDVVVALDGSGRYRSIIEAVNDTPNYSIRRYVIYVKRGLYKENIDMKKKKTNIMLIGDGIGATVITGDRNFMQGWTTFRTATVAVSGRGFIARDITFRNTAGPQSHQGVALRVDSDQSAFYRCSMEGYQDTLYAHSLRQFYRECSIYGTIDFIFGNGAAVLQNCKIYTREPLPLQKVTITAQGRKSPNQNTGFSIQDSFVYATKPTYLGRPWKEYSRTVFMNTYMSSMVQPRGWLEWYGNFALSTLWYGEYRNYGPGASLSGRVKWPGYHMAMDASTADSFTVRRFIDGVSWLPATGVTFSAGLSN from the exons ATGGAGACCCCAAATTTTGTTACTTTTTTACTCATTTTCTCACCCTTGATCACCCTTGTATCTACTCAAACCTTAAGCCATAATGAAAAACAAACAATGGAGAATCCATTGATCCTTCAAGTTTGTAGCAATATTCAAGATAGAAACGCGTGTCTATCGAACCTAAAATCCTTTCTCGACAACAATAGTCCGGTTGATCAAAAGCCCGACTCAATCTTGAAAGCCGCCCTCAAGGCGACACTCAACGAGACAAATCTAGCCATGCAAAAGTTCACCAAGTTCACATCTTTATCCTCAAGTTCACGAGAACAAATCGCGATTGAGGACTGCAAAGAACTTCTTGACTTCTCGGTTTCTGAGCTTACTTGGTCCTTAGCCGAAATGAAGGAGATTCGAGGCGGTTCACAAAACCCTCAATATCAAGGAAACCTAAAATCATGGTTAAGTGCTGCATTAAGTAACCAAGATACTTGTCTTGAAGGGTTTGAAGGAACAAGTAGACACCTTGAAACTTTTATAAAAGGAAGCTTAACACAAGTCACACAACTTATTAGTAATGTATTAGCTTTATATACTCAACTACATACCTTACCCTTTAAACCTTCTACAAATTATGGTGACAAAACTAATACCTTTTTCCCTAAGTGGATGTCGAAAGGCGATAAGCAACTGCTACTTGCAAGCCCAAATGGGATGCATGTAGACGTTGTGGTTGCGTTAGATGGATCAGGAAGGTATCGTTCGATTATTGAAGCTGTTAACGATACTCCTAATTATAGTATTAGAAGATATGTTATATATGTGAAAAGAGGTCTTTATAAGGAGAATATagatatgaagaagaagaagacaaaCATAATGCTCATAGGAGACGGCATTGGTGCGACTGTGATCACTGGAGATAGAAATTTCATGCAAGGATGGACTACATTTCGAACCGCCACTGTTG CTGTCTCTGGCAGGGGATTTATAGCAAGAGACATTACATTTCGCAACACAGCGGGCCCACAGAGTCACCAAGGCGTTGCACTTCGTGTAGATTCCGACCAGTCAGCTTTTTATCGATGCAGCATGGAAGGCTATCAAGACACATTATATGCACATTCTCTACGCCAATTTTACCGTGAATGCAGCATTTATGGCACCATAGACTTCATTTTTGGAAACGGTGCAGCAGTACTTCAAAACTGTAAAATTTACACAAGAGAGCCTCTACCACTACAAAAGGTCACCATCACGGCTCAAGGGCGTAAAAGCCCTAATCAGAATACAGGGTTTTCGATCCAAGATAGTTTTGTGTATGCTACGAAACCGACTTATTTGGGTAGACCATGGAAAGAGTATTCTAGAACCGTGTTTATGAACACGTACATGAGCTCAATGGTTCAGCCAAGAGGGTGGCTAGAATGGTACGGGAACTTTGCGTTGAGTACGTTATGGTATGGGGAGTACAGAAACTATGGTCCTGGTGCGTCGTTATCAGGACGTGTTAAATGGCCTGGTTATCACATGGCTATGGATGCATCGACGGCTGATTCTTTCACTGTTCGACGTTTTATTGATGGTGTTTCGTGGTTGCCAGCGACTGGAGTAACATTCTCTGCGGGTTTATCGAATTGA